The genomic region CCGAGGACAAGCTGGCCTACATCCGCAAGGAGCAGGCCGGCGGCCGGCTGGTCGCGATGACCGGGGACGGCACCAACGACGCCCCCGCGCTCGCCGCGGCCGACGTCGGGGTGGCGATGAACAGCGGCACCGCGGCCGCCAAGGAGGCCGGCAACATGGTCGACCTCGACTCCGACCCGACCAAGCTCATCGACATCGTCGCGATCGGCAAGCAGCTGCTGATCACCCGCGGGGCGCTGACGACGTTCTCGATCGCCAACGACGTCGCGAAGTACTTCGCGATCATCCCCGCGATGTTCGTGGCCGCCTATCCGTCCCTGGACGCGCTCAACATCATGGGCCTGGCCACGCCGCAGTCGGCGATCCTCTCGGCGGTCATCTTCAACGCGCTGATCATCATCGCGCTGATCCCGCTCGCCCTGCGCGGGGTGCGCTTCCGCGCCGCCTCCGCCACCGCCATCCTGCGCCGCAACATGCTCGTCTTCGGCCTCGGCGGCGTGCTCGTGCCGTTCGTCGGCATCAAGCTCATCGACCTGCTCGTCTCGACCATCCCCGGAATCGGCTGATCATCATGCTTCCTGACCTCGCCCGCCAGTCCCTCGCCGGCCTGCGCGCCCTCCTCGTCCTGACCGCCATCCTCGGCGTCGGCTACCCCGTCGCCGTGTGGGGCGTCGGCCAGGCACTCGGCGACCGCGCCGCTGGCCAGCCTGTCCGTCACGACGGCCAGGTGGTCGGCTCCCGGCTCCTGGGCCAGCAGTTCGAGGGGGAGGAGTGGTTCCACTCCCGCCCCTCGGCCAACGACTACGACACGCTCGCCTCGGCCCCGAGCAACCTCGGCCCGAGCAGCCCGGACCTGCTCGACCTGGTGGCCGAGCGGCGTGCCACGGTGGCGGACGCCGAGTCCGCGGACCCCGCCGACGTGCCAGCCGACGCGCTGACCGGCTCCGGCTCCGGCCTCGACCCGCACATCTCCCCGGCGTACGCCGAGCTCCAGGCCGCCCGGGTCGCCGCGGCCACCGGCCTGGACGAGCAGACGGTCCGCGACCTCGTCGCGGACCACACCGCCGGGCGGGTCCTGGGCTTCCTGGGAAAGCCGGGCGTGAACGTGCTGGAGCTCAACCTGGCGGTGCAGGAGAAGATGCGGTCGTGATGATCAGGTGAGCCAGCTGAGCCAGGTGGGCGCCGGACGCCCCGAGCGCGGCAGGCTGAGGGTCTACCTCGGCGCCGCGCCCGGGGTCGGCAAGACCTTCGCGATGCTCGACGAGGGGCACCGCCGGCAGCGGCGCGGCACCGACGTGGTCGTCGGGTACGTCGAGACCCACGGCCGGCCCCGGACCGAGGAGGCGGTGCGCGGCCTCGAGGTGGTGCCGCGGCGCTCGGTCTCCTACCGCGGCACGGTCCAGGAGGAGATGGACCTCGACGCCGTGCTGGCCCGGGACCCGGCGGTGGTGCTCGTCGACGAGCTGGCGCACACCAACGTCCCGGGCAGCGCCTACGCGAAGCGCTGGCAGGACGTCGAGGCGCTGCGCGACGCGGGCATCGAGGTGGTCACCACCGTCAACATCCAGCACCTGGAGTCGCTCAACGACGCCACCGAGGCGATCACCGGCGTCCGGCAGCGCGAGACCGTGCCGGACGACGTGGTCCGCTCGGCGGACCAGATCGAGCTGGTCGACATGAGCCCGCAGGCGCTGCGGCGGCGGATGGCGCACGGCAACATCTACGCCGCGGACAAGGTCGACGCCGCGCTGTCCCAGTACTTCCGGGAGGGCAACCTCACCGCGCTGCGCGAGCTGGCGCTGCTGTGGCTGGCCGACCGCGTCGACGAGGGGCTGGACCGCTACCGCACCGAGCACCACATCGAGGCCAGCTGGCCGGCCCGGGAGCGGATCGTGGTCCCGGTCAGCGGCGGGCCGGAGTCGCTGACGCTGATGCGCCGCGCCGCCCGGATCGCCTCCCGGGGCTCGGGCACCGAGTGGCGCGCGCTGTACGTGACCCGGCCCGACGGGCTGACCGCGATGTCGCCGGACCGGCTCACCGAGCTGCGCGGCAAGGCCGAGGACCTCGGCGGCACCCTGCACGCGGTCGTGGGCGACGACCCCGCCGAGGCGATCCTCGACTTCGCCCGGGCCGAGAACGCCACCCAGCTCCTGGTCGGCGCCAGCCGGCGGGGCCGGATCTCCACGCTGCTGCGGCCCGGCATCGGCGAGCGGGTGATCGCCGGCGCCGGCGACATCGACATCCACATCGTCACCCACGACTACGCCCGGGCCGGGACCCGGTGGCGCGCCGCCGAGAGCCTGAGCGGGCGGCGTCGCGGCCTGGGGTTCGGGTTCGGGGTGCTGGCGCCGTTCCTGGGCAGTCTGCTGCTGATCTGGACCGAGGACGTGCACGGGCTGCCGACCGAGGCGATGGCGCTGATGGTCCTGGTGGTGGCGACCGCGCTCATCGGCGGCCTGGTGCCGGCGGTGGTCTCGGCGGTGGTCAGCGGGGTCCTGCTCAACGTGCTGTTCACGCCTCCGGTCCACACACTGACCGTCGACGAGCCCGAGAACGCGTTCGCGATCCTGCTGTTCATGATCGTCGGCATCGCGGTCGCGACAGTCGTCGACACCGCGGCCCGGCGTACCGCCCAGGCGGCGAAGGCGCGCGCCGAGGCGGACGCGCTCACGGTCCTCTCCCACAGCCTGCTCAACGCCAGCGACGACCTGTCGGGGCTGCTCGCCTCGGCCTGCGAGCTGTTCAACGCCCGCGGGGCGGCGGTCCTGCGCCGCGGCGAGCAGGACGCGGAGGAGGTGGTCGCCAGCCACGGGGCGGCCCCGGCCTCCTCGGAGGCGGCCGACATGGCGGCCGCGGTCGACGAGCGCACCACGCTGGCGCTCGACGGCGCCCGGCTCCCGGCCACCGACCGGGGCCTGCTGACGGCGTACGCCGCCTACGCGAAGGTCATGGAGGAGCGCCGCCGGGCGATCGGCGCCGAGCTCGAGCGGGCCCGGCTCGCCGACACCGACCGCACCCGGACGGCGCTGCTGGCAGCGGTCTCCCACGACCTGCGCTCGCCACTGGCCGCGGTCAAGGCGGCGGTCGCGAGTCTGCGGTCGCCGGACGTGCGGTGGTCGGAGCAGGACGAGGCCGACCTGCTGGAGACCATCGAGGAGTCCACGGACCGGCTGACCGCGCTGGTCGCGAACCTGCTCGACATGAGCCGGATCAACACCGGCACCGTGCAGGTCTCGCTCTCGCCGGTGTCGCTGGCCGGCGTGGTCCACGACGCGATCGCCTCCCTGGAGGGGAACGAGCGGATCGAGGTCGCGCTCGGCTGCGCCGAGGACCCCACCGGCGATCCCACCGTCCTGGCCGATCCCGGCCTCCTGGACCGGGTCGTGGCCAACATCTGCGAGAACGCGCTGAAGTACACCCCCGCGCCGTCCCGGATCCGGGTCGACGCGGCCGTCCGCGGCGACGTCGTCGCTCTGCGCATCGCCGACAGCGGCCCCGGCGTACCGGACCGGGACCACAGCCGGATCTTCGCCCCCTTCCAGCGTCTCGGCGACGTGCCCCGCCAGGACGGCGTCGGGCTCGGCCTCGCGGTGGCGCGCGGCTTCACCGAGGCGATGGGTGGCACGATCAGCACCGAGGAGACTCCCGGCGGAGGGCTCACCTTCGTCGTCGAGCTCCGCATCCCAGGCAAGGAATCCGCATGACCTTCGTGCTCGTGGTCGACGACGACCCGGCGATCTGCCGCACGCTCTCCATCAACCTGCGGGCCCGCGACTACGACGTGGAGACGGCCGGCGACGGGCGCTCCGCGCTCCAGATCGTCGACGAGCGGATGCCCGACGTGGTCCTGCTCGATCTCGGGCTGCCCGACCTCGACGGGGTCGCGGTGCTGCGCCAGCTGCGCTCGTTCACCCAGGTCCCGGTCATCGTGGTCTCGGCGCGCACCGGGTCCGACGACAAGGTCGAGGCGCTCGACCTCGGCGCGGACGACTTCATCACCAAGCCGTTCTCGATCGAGGAGCTGCTGGCCCGGGTCCGCGCCGC from Nocardioides pantholopis harbors:
- the kdpC gene encoding potassium-transporting ATPase subunit KdpC — its product is MLPDLARQSLAGLRALLVLTAILGVGYPVAVWGVGQALGDRAAGQPVRHDGQVVGSRLLGQQFEGEEWFHSRPSANDYDTLASAPSNLGPSSPDLLDLVAERRATVADAESADPADVPADALTGSGSGLDPHISPAYAELQAARVAAATGLDEQTVRDLVADHTAGRVLGFLGKPGVNVLELNLAVQEKMRS
- a CDS encoding ATP-binding protein — translated: MSQLSQVGAGRPERGRLRVYLGAAPGVGKTFAMLDEGHRRQRRGTDVVVGYVETHGRPRTEEAVRGLEVVPRRSVSYRGTVQEEMDLDAVLARDPAVVLVDELAHTNVPGSAYAKRWQDVEALRDAGIEVVTTVNIQHLESLNDATEAITGVRQRETVPDDVVRSADQIELVDMSPQALRRRMAHGNIYAADKVDAALSQYFREGNLTALRELALLWLADRVDEGLDRYRTEHHIEASWPARERIVVPVSGGPESLTLMRRAARIASRGSGTEWRALYVTRPDGLTAMSPDRLTELRGKAEDLGGTLHAVVGDDPAEAILDFARAENATQLLVGASRRGRISTLLRPGIGERVIAGAGDIDIHIVTHDYARAGTRWRAAESLSGRRRGLGFGFGVLAPFLGSLLLIWTEDVHGLPTEAMALMVLVVATALIGGLVPAVVSAVVSGVLLNVLFTPPVHTLTVDEPENAFAILLFMIVGIAVATVVDTAARRTAQAAKARAEADALTVLSHSLLNASDDLSGLLASACELFNARGAAVLRRGEQDAEEVVASHGAAPASSEAADMAAAVDERTTLALDGARLPATDRGLLTAYAAYAKVMEERRRAIGAELERARLADTDRTRTALLAAVSHDLRSPLAAVKAAVASLRSPDVRWSEQDEADLLETIEESTDRLTALVANLLDMSRINTGTVQVSLSPVSLAGVVHDAIASLEGNERIEVALGCAEDPTGDPTVLADPGLLDRVVANICENALKYTPAPSRIRVDAAVRGDVVALRIADSGPGVPDRDHSRIFAPFQRLGDVPRQDGVGLGLAVARGFTEAMGGTISTEETPGGGLTFVVELRIPGKESA
- a CDS encoding response regulator, with protein sequence MTFVLVVDDDPAICRTLSINLRARDYDVETAGDGRSALQIVDERMPDVVLLDLGLPDLDGVAVLRQLRSFTQVPVIVVSARTGSDDKVEALDLGADDFITKPFSIEELLARVRAAARRAGAEEPPLCVQVGDLVLDVSDSRARRGTEDIHLTPIEWKIVEHLVRGRGRLVRQTDLLRAVWGPSYERQTNYLRVHLASIRRKLEADPSHPRLFVTEPGMGYRFAPGV